Proteins from one Nitrobacteraceae bacterium AZCC 2146 genomic window:
- a CDS encoding adhesin transport system membrane fusion protein (product_source=KO:K12542; cath_funfam=2.40.50.100; cog=COG0845; ko=KO:K12542; pfam=PF13437,PF13533; superfamily=111369; tigrfam=TIGR01843; transmembrane_helix_parts=Inside_1_39,TMhelix_40_62,Outside_63_454): protein MTNISTTVPALPGGALNPQWLAGRGRLAQSIRLEEQGPGWLARLAIAILVAAIAGFLIWSSITEVGEIAPASGEVTPAGSVKRIQHLEGGIVSAINVREGDLVDEGQVLLELESGMTGPEFEQLRARFAALELQAAQLQAVANREDARIDSKDGRFSDLAAAQGTLLRSKRESVERQEAVLRQQREQRRAEFDSQTAQEKNIRAQIVPLEEQIRIRTETFEKGYTSRILMLDQQRELARIKTQLTEMQGQMIRSGEAITEVDTRIAELRARNQLDATQEIGKVTSDLAEVREAIEKAQDRVKRLTIRSPVRGVVKGLQTETIGGVVAPGSSLLEVIPIDAKLIVEARVLSRDIGFVRVGQAALVKVATYDYTRFGGIEGKIGTISATTFQDDKGTPFYRARIQLDKNYVGDDPTRNLVIPGMTVLADIRTGSKTVLAYLLKPIVRASGEALRER, encoded by the coding sequence ATGACGAACATTTCGACGACAGTCCCGGCCCTTCCAGGCGGAGCGCTCAACCCGCAGTGGCTCGCCGGCCGCGGGCGGCTCGCGCAATCGATCCGGCTCGAAGAGCAAGGACCGGGTTGGCTTGCGCGCTTGGCAATCGCCATTCTCGTTGCCGCGATTGCCGGATTCTTGATCTGGTCCTCGATCACTGAAGTAGGCGAAATCGCTCCCGCCTCTGGCGAAGTGACGCCGGCCGGATCGGTGAAGCGTATCCAGCACCTCGAGGGTGGTATCGTCTCCGCCATCAACGTACGGGAAGGCGATCTTGTCGATGAGGGGCAGGTCTTGCTGGAGCTTGAGAGCGGCATGACTGGCCCGGAATTTGAACAGCTTCGCGCCCGGTTCGCCGCACTTGAGTTGCAGGCCGCCCAGTTGCAAGCAGTTGCAAACCGCGAGGACGCGCGGATTGATTCCAAGGACGGGCGCTTCAGCGATCTCGCCGCTGCGCAGGGCACGCTCCTGCGCTCCAAGCGGGAATCAGTTGAGCGCCAGGAGGCCGTCCTACGCCAGCAGCGAGAGCAGCGCCGGGCTGAGTTCGATTCGCAAACGGCCCAGGAAAAAAACATCCGGGCGCAGATCGTACCGCTCGAAGAGCAAATCCGCATTCGCACGGAAACGTTCGAAAAAGGTTACACCTCCCGCATCCTGATGCTCGATCAGCAACGCGAACTAGCGCGAATCAAGACCCAGCTCACCGAAATGCAGGGGCAGATGATCCGCTCCGGCGAAGCGATTACCGAAGTGGACACCCGTATCGCGGAGTTGCGTGCCCGGAACCAGCTCGACGCAACGCAGGAAATCGGCAAGGTGACAAGCGATCTCGCCGAAGTGCGGGAGGCCATCGAGAAGGCGCAAGACCGAGTTAAACGTCTCACCATCCGCTCGCCGGTCCGCGGTGTCGTCAAAGGCTTGCAAACCGAGACGATTGGCGGCGTCGTTGCGCCCGGCTCGAGCCTGCTTGAAGTGATTCCAATCGACGCGAAGTTGATCGTGGAGGCGCGCGTGCTGAGCCGGGATATCGGCTTCGTGCGCGTCGGACAGGCGGCGCTCGTCAAGGTCGCGACCTACGACTACACCCGATTCGGCGGGATCGAGGGCAAGATCGGAACGATTTCAGCGACGACATTCCAAGACGACAAGGGTACCCCATTCTATCGCGCCCGCATCCAACTGGATAAGAACTACGTCGGTGACGATCCAACCCGGAATCTCGTTATCCCGGGCATGACTGTGCTCGCCGATATCCGCACCGGCAGCAAGACGGTATTGGCCTATTTACTCAAGCCGATCGTACGCGCCTCCGGCGAGGCGCTGCGCGAACGTTGA
- a CDS encoding ATP-binding cassette subfamily C protein LapB (product_source=KO:K12541; cath_funfam=1.20.1560.10,3.40.50.300; cog=COG2274; ko=KO:K12541; pfam=PF00005,PF00664; smart=SM00382; superfamily=52540,90123; transmembrane_helix_parts=Inside_1_159,TMhelix_160_182,Outside_183_196,TMhelix_197_219,Inside_220_271,TMhelix_272_294,Outside_295_297,TMhelix_298_320,Inside_321_403,TMhelix_404_426,Outside_427_708), with product MSAMVARLDNVTRGATPVADCAFAACLEPLLGGFRWRGSPRQLAEAVTSHGCMDLLDFRNAMANLDFASRVEKARLKDIDCRLLPCVFVPDDGGPMVVLEAGRTPDTLVCFEGASAKIATTDALDRRGSVCFFTLDEARTDASPSQKGGWLKSVRRRFEGTFVLLLVLSFFLSLLALLPAFFVQAVYDRVLATHEHATLVFLAVGVLLALVCDTALRAVRGAILAHLGARLDFLIGTSIIRKLLSLPLARLEKTTIGSQIARLQQFEGLRSAFTGPMALALLELPFVFVFVIAIAGIGGWLALVPIGLALIIASLGVLAIRYARDASGRAVGSHGDHQSLLIEILSNMPAIKASAAEAIWLERFRERSAEIALVNLGYARIAALTENIAQAVNLVAGASTLAIGALLALDGSLSVGALIASMTLVWRMLAPFQALFVTLTKVQDIGSAVRGVNQAMLLPSEGSIAEGRPRPTRGRRFAGRITFQRVVLRYAAHHEPAIGGISFDIKPGQVVAVTGGNGCGKSSVLKLVAGVYQPQIGAVLIDGVDSRHINPINLRQSVAYLPQQSDLFTGTLADNLRLASPTATDDELRAAAAKAGLLAEIDALPAGFGAPADQLSASFARRLVLARTCLIDASIILLDEPGVFLDAAGEDLLLAQLDALRGRSTVLLVTHHPAHVRAADRVIVLRHGTIVHDGSPQELMTKLAGDAR from the coding sequence ATGAGTGCTATGGTCGCCCGTCTGGACAACGTGACGCGTGGCGCCACGCCCGTTGCGGACTGCGCATTCGCGGCCTGCCTCGAGCCGCTGCTAGGCGGGTTCCGGTGGCGCGGCAGCCCCCGGCAGCTTGCCGAGGCGGTGACCTCCCACGGATGCATGGATTTGCTCGACTTCCGCAACGCGATGGCGAATCTCGATTTCGCCAGCCGGGTCGAGAAGGCACGGCTCAAGGACATCGATTGCCGGCTGCTGCCATGCGTGTTCGTTCCCGACGACGGCGGCCCGATGGTCGTACTTGAAGCCGGGCGAACGCCAGACACGTTGGTCTGCTTCGAGGGCGCATCCGCCAAGATTGCTACGACCGATGCCCTCGACCGTCGCGGCAGCGTCTGCTTTTTTACACTCGACGAGGCGCGGACCGACGCGTCACCGAGCCAGAAAGGCGGCTGGCTGAAGTCCGTCAGGCGGCGTTTCGAAGGAACGTTCGTTCTGCTTCTCGTCCTGAGTTTCTTCCTGAGCCTGCTGGCATTACTGCCAGCGTTTTTTGTCCAAGCGGTCTATGACCGCGTTCTGGCGACGCACGAGCATGCGACGCTCGTTTTTCTCGCCGTCGGTGTTCTGCTCGCGCTTGTTTGTGACACGGCGCTCCGGGCCGTGCGCGGAGCCATTCTGGCTCACCTCGGCGCGCGGCTGGATTTTCTGATCGGCACGTCGATAATCCGCAAGCTGCTGAGCCTGCCGCTCGCGCGGTTGGAAAAGACGACGATCGGCAGCCAGATAGCGCGGCTCCAGCAATTTGAAGGTCTGCGAAGCGCGTTTACGGGCCCAATGGCGCTCGCACTGCTTGAGCTCCCGTTCGTGTTCGTTTTCGTCATCGCCATTGCCGGGATCGGAGGATGGCTTGCACTGGTGCCCATCGGCCTCGCCCTTATCATTGCCAGTCTCGGTGTTCTCGCCATCCGATATGCGCGCGACGCCAGCGGCCGCGCCGTTGGTAGCCATGGCGATCATCAAAGCCTGCTGATCGAAATCCTTTCGAACATGCCCGCCATCAAAGCGAGCGCTGCCGAGGCGATTTGGCTCGAACGCTTCCGGGAACGTTCCGCCGAGATCGCCCTCGTCAATCTCGGCTATGCACGCATCGCGGCCCTCACCGAGAACATCGCGCAAGCAGTCAATCTCGTCGCCGGCGCGAGTACGCTTGCGATCGGGGCGTTGCTGGCGCTTGACGGCAGCCTGAGCGTCGGCGCTCTGATCGCGAGCATGACCTTGGTTTGGCGCATGCTCGCACCGTTTCAAGCGTTGTTCGTTACCTTGACGAAGGTCCAGGACATCGGGAGCGCCGTCCGCGGCGTCAATCAGGCGATGCTTCTTCCCTCGGAAGGATCAATCGCCGAAGGCCGGCCGAGACCCACGCGCGGTCGTCGCTTTGCCGGACGGATCACGTTCCAGCGCGTCGTGCTGCGCTACGCGGCGCATCATGAGCCCGCCATCGGTGGGATATCCTTCGATATCAAGCCGGGGCAGGTAGTCGCCGTCACCGGTGGCAACGGATGCGGCAAATCCTCGGTGCTCAAACTTGTCGCCGGGGTCTACCAGCCGCAGATCGGTGCCGTGCTGATCGATGGCGTCGACAGCCGACACATCAACCCGATCAATCTGCGACAATCCGTCGCCTATCTGCCGCAGCAGTCGGATCTGTTTACCGGCACGCTCGCCGACAATCTGCGGCTCGCCAGCCCAACGGCGACCGACGATGAACTGCGCGCCGCTGCGGCCAAGGCCGGCCTGCTCGCTGAAATCGACGCGCTTCCGGCCGGTTTTGGCGCCCCCGCCGATCAACTGTCGGCAAGCTTCGCGCGCAGGCTTGTGCTGGCCCGCACCTGCCTCATCGACGCCAGCATTATCCTCCTCGACGAGCCCGGGGTTTTTCTCGATGCGGCCGGCGAAGATCTGCTGCTCGCCCAGCTTGACGCCTTGCGCGGGCGCTCGACCGTCTTGCTCGTGACCCACCATCCCGCGCACGTCCGGGCGGCGGACCGCGTGATCGTGCTCCGGCACGGGACGATCGTCCACGACGGATCGCCGCAAGAACTGATGACCAAGCTCGCCGGAGACGCACGATGA
- a CDS encoding two-component system OmpR family response regulator (product_source=KO:K02483; cath_funfam=1.10.10.10,3.40.50.2300; cog=COG0745; ko=KO:K02483; pfam=PF00072,PF00486; smart=SM00448; superfamily=46894,52172): MDQCKHVIVVDDCAPLRETIAVHLRGEGYRVSLAADGETMRNTIARDPADIVIVDLMLPGEDGFSLTRYLREHHRCGIIMLTASADAINRVIGLEIGADDYVLKPHESRELLARIRSVLRRVNGAEQPSPPLVAEFDVVKFACWRLDLGTRQLADEDGRIVELTTGEFNLLREFVTVPGRVLNREHLLQVVHQRAWDYFDRSIDVLVTRLRRKLESVKNTPALIKSVRGAGYVFAAKVSRSAN; the protein is encoded by the coding sequence ATGGACCAGTGCAAGCACGTCATTGTCGTCGATGACTGTGCGCCTCTAAGAGAAACGATTGCCGTTCATCTGCGCGGCGAGGGTTATCGAGTCAGCCTTGCCGCCGACGGCGAGACCATGCGCAATACGATCGCGCGCGATCCAGCCGACATCGTCATCGTCGATCTGATGCTGCCGGGCGAGGACGGCTTCTCGCTGACTCGCTATCTGCGCGAACACCACCGCTGCGGCATCATCATGCTCACCGCCAGCGCGGACGCGATAAACCGCGTCATCGGTCTTGAGATTGGGGCCGACGATTACGTATTAAAACCGCACGAATCCCGCGAATTGCTTGCCCGCATAAGGAGTGTCCTGCGACGCGTCAACGGCGCGGAACAACCGTCGCCGCCGCTCGTTGCCGAGTTCGACGTGGTCAAGTTTGCATGCTGGCGCCTCGACCTTGGGACGCGGCAACTCGCCGATGAGGACGGCAGGATTGTTGAACTGACGACGGGTGAATTCAATCTGCTGCGCGAATTCGTCACCGTGCCGGGGCGAGTCTTGAACCGCGAGCACTTGTTGCAGGTTGTGCATCAACGAGCGTGGGATTATTTCGATCGCAGCATCGACGTCCTGGTCACGCGCCTGCGTCGCAAGCTGGAATCCGTGAAAAACACCCCAGCGCTCATCAAGAGCGTGCGTGGGGCCGGGTATGTGTTTGCGGCAAAGGTCTCGCGGTCCGCAAATTGA
- a CDS encoding ATP-binding cassette subfamily C protein LapB (product_source=KO:K12541; cath_funfam=1.20.1560.10,3.40.50.300; cog=COG2274; ko=KO:K12541; pfam=PF00005,PF00664; smart=SM00382; superfamily=52540,90123; transmembrane_helix_parts=Inside_1_29,TMhelix_30_52,Outside_53_55,TMhelix_56_78,Inside_79_142,TMhelix_143_162,Outside_163_166,TMhelix_167_189,Inside_190_252,TMhelix_253_275,Outside_276_569) has product MQATKLEDVPTDRSGILDLIRRVMEGGRLPLLLASMGINVLALALPIFILQIYDRILPNGATMTLFVLIVGLVVALVFDTALRALRAYVAAWNGARFEHMVRYRAVERLLRAPLGDFERSTPGSYLERINAVGSMRDFHASQLLLAAVDLPFAFVFLALIAYLGSWLVLGPLVLLVGFGALAFAIGRALRDSAAARAAADKRRYDFVIEALRGIHTVKALALNAAMLRRAEPLQEDSAFAIERVMYQSTLAQTIGGLFSQINMVVLVAFGALLVLDGRMTMGALAACTLLSGRALQPLQTAMGLWANFQGIRVGRAGIAEIMALPGERAERGATPDIAGSLELRDLTFRRETRDSTLIESVNLAVRPGEIIGIDGDTGSGKSALLLLMLGLLRPERGSVHIDGNDAADIDPDWLRHHIALLPRDGAVYGGTILDNLTNFQEGECVNEALYLSYLLGLDDAVKRLPEGFDTRIGTGEVLPGGLRQRIAIVRELVKQPKIILFDEADHALDANASGRLVDLLRQLGQRSTIVLVSAKPQIMQLAQRRYRLSHGRLLPISVETGKALIREVA; this is encoded by the coding sequence ATGCAAGCCACGAAACTCGAAGACGTGCCCACGGATCGTAGCGGCATACTCGACCTCATTCGCCGCGTCATGGAGGGAGGACGTCTACCCCTCCTCCTCGCCTCCATGGGCATCAATGTCCTCGCATTGGCGCTGCCGATCTTCATTCTGCAGATCTACGACAGGATTCTGCCGAACGGCGCGACAATGACGCTGTTTGTGTTGATCGTCGGCCTTGTTGTCGCCCTTGTATTCGACACCGCGCTGCGGGCGTTGCGCGCCTATGTCGCCGCCTGGAACGGCGCGCGTTTCGAGCATATGGTGCGCTATCGCGCGGTTGAGCGTTTGCTGCGTGCGCCGCTTGGCGATTTCGAACGCAGCACGCCCGGTTCCTACCTTGAACGGATCAACGCCGTCGGCTCGATGCGAGACTTCCACGCAAGCCAGCTTCTGCTTGCCGCGGTCGATCTGCCTTTCGCGTTCGTGTTTCTGGCGCTGATCGCCTATCTCGGTTCATGGCTCGTTCTTGGCCCACTCGTCCTTCTTGTTGGATTCGGCGCCCTGGCGTTTGCTATTGGAAGAGCGCTTCGCGATAGCGCTGCCGCCCGCGCCGCGGCGGACAAGCGGCGCTATGACTTCGTTATCGAAGCGCTGCGCGGCATCCATACGGTCAAGGCGCTCGCGCTGAACGCGGCCATGCTGCGCCGCGCCGAACCGCTGCAGGAAGACAGCGCCTTTGCCATCGAGCGCGTCATGTATCAGAGTACACTGGCGCAAACGATCGGCGGTCTGTTCAGTCAGATCAACATGGTCGTGCTCGTCGCGTTCGGCGCGCTGCTCGTGCTCGACGGCCGCATGACGATGGGCGCTCTGGCAGCCTGTACCCTTCTGTCCGGCCGCGCTTTGCAGCCACTGCAGACCGCGATGGGCCTGTGGGCGAATTTTCAGGGCATTCGCGTTGGGCGCGCCGGCATCGCGGAGATCATGGCGCTGCCAGGCGAAAGAGCCGAACGCGGGGCCACGCCGGACATTGCGGGCAGTCTCGAGCTCAGAGATCTCACGTTCCGCCGCGAAACGCGAGACTCCACTCTTATCGAAAGCGTCAATCTCGCGGTGCGGCCGGGCGAGATTATCGGCATCGACGGCGATACCGGCTCCGGCAAAAGTGCTCTGCTGCTGCTCATGCTCGGCCTGCTCCGGCCCGAGCGCGGCAGCGTGCATATCGACGGCAACGACGCAGCCGACATCGACCCAGACTGGCTCAGACACCATATTGCGCTGCTGCCCCGCGACGGCGCCGTCTATGGCGGCACAATTCTCGACAATCTTACCAATTTTCAAGAAGGTGAATGCGTCAACGAGGCGCTCTACCTTTCCTACCTTCTCGGTCTCGACGACGCCGTGAAGCGCCTGCCGGAAGGGTTCGACACAAGAATCGGAACTGGTGAAGTGCTGCCCGGGGGCCTGCGGCAGCGCATCGCGATCGTCCGTGAGCTTGTCAAGCAACCGAAAATCATCCTCTTCGATGAAGCTGACCATGCGCTCGACGCGAACGCGAGCGGGCGGCTCGTCGATTTGCTGCGTCAATTGGGACAACGCTCCACCATCGTGTTGGTTAGCGCCAAGCCGCAGATCATGCAGCTCGCGCAGCGTCGCTATCGCCTCAGTCATGGTCGCCTACTGCCGATCTCGGTCGAGACCGGCAAGGCCCTGATCAGGGAGGTCGCGTGA
- a CDS encoding signal transduction histidine kinase (product_source=COG0642; cath_funfam=1.10.287.130,3.30.565.10; cog=COG0642; pfam=PF00512,PF01590,PF02518; smart=SM00065,SM00387,SM00388; superfamily=55781,55874): MIPAPIPPDDAERVAALRRYCVLDTLAEPAFDRLTKIARHIFSTPTLLISLVDSDRQWFKSRIGLDASEMPRNISFCGHAVYHRQLLIVPDALRDLRFADNPLVVGPPHIRFYVGAPLITADGFALGTLCAIDFVARPAPSEISIEMLRNLADAVVDALELRARLAERERIERLKNEFVSTVSHELRTPLTSIAGMLELLNAEVVGALPAEAKEMVNVAYNNSQRLIRLVNDILDIEKIESGRMPFDLAPLPLRPLIERAVAETNSFAQNLGVGIRAQWLTKEAIALVDPDRFIQVLTNLVSNAAKFSPKGGMITVTLDRAGERICIAVADRGPGIPEAFRGRVFEKFAQADSSDSRRLAGTGLGLAIVKRIVEHLDGTVNFDTETGLGTTFHVNLPAWKAVDNTAGTAPTRNRAA, encoded by the coding sequence ATGATCCCCGCCCCTATTCCTCCCGACGATGCCGAACGTGTTGCCGCGCTGCGCCGTTATTGCGTACTCGACACGCTCGCCGAACCTGCATTTGATCGTCTGACCAAGATTGCTCGGCACATCTTTAGCACGCCGACGCTGCTCATCTCTCTGGTCGACTCAGATCGACAATGGTTCAAGTCGCGCATCGGGCTCGATGCGAGCGAAATGCCGCGCAATATCTCTTTTTGCGGTCATGCGGTATACCACCGCCAATTGCTGATTGTCCCTGACGCGCTGCGCGATCTGCGTTTCGCCGACAATCCTCTGGTTGTTGGCCCGCCCCACATCCGCTTTTATGTCGGTGCACCGCTGATCACAGCCGATGGTTTTGCGCTTGGTACACTTTGTGCCATCGATTTCGTGGCACGGCCTGCGCCGAGCGAGATCAGCATCGAGATGCTGCGCAACCTTGCCGACGCGGTTGTCGATGCGCTCGAACTCAGAGCGCGTCTCGCCGAGCGAGAGCGGATCGAGCGACTGAAGAACGAGTTCGTTTCCACGGTCAGCCACGAATTGCGTACTCCGCTGACATCGATCGCCGGAATGCTAGAGCTGCTCAACGCCGAGGTCGTCGGAGCGCTGCCGGCGGAAGCCAAGGAGATGGTCAATGTGGCCTATAACAATAGCCAACGGCTCATCCGCCTCGTCAATGATATCCTCGACATCGAGAAGATCGAGTCCGGCCGCATGCCGTTCGATCTCGCCCCGCTCCCGCTAAGGCCGCTGATCGAAAGAGCCGTGGCAGAGACAAACTCATTCGCACAAAACCTCGGTGTAGGCATAAGAGCGCAATGGCTGACCAAAGAGGCGATAGCACTTGTCGATCCTGATCGTTTCATCCAAGTCCTTACCAATCTGGTGTCGAACGCGGCGAAGTTCTCACCCAAGGGTGGGATGATAACAGTCACGCTTGACCGTGCGGGCGAGCGGATATGTATTGCCGTTGCCGACCGCGGACCGGGTATCCCGGAAGCATTTCGCGGGCGCGTCTTCGAGAAGTTCGCCCAGGCCGATAGCTCCGACAGCCGCCGTCTCGCCGGCACAGGGCTCGGGCTCGCCATCGTGAAGAGAATCGTCGAGCATCTGGACGGAACGGTCAACTTCGACACCGAGACCGGCCTTGGCACGACCTTTCACGTCAATCTGCCGGCGTGGAAAGCCGTCGATAACACAGCAGGTACGGCACCGACCAGAAACCGGGCGGCTTAG